One Stenotrophomonas maltophilia DNA window includes the following coding sequences:
- the gspF gene encoding type II secretion system inner membrane protein GspF, with amino-acid sequence MALFDYQAANAQGRIEKGQLDADSPRGARQLLRGRGLTPVQVSAARSAGSGWGARRLSASELAWATRQLASLLAASLPLEGALSAVIEQAERPHVAQALTAVRADVRAGQRLTVALAARPRDFPPIYRALVGAGEDSGDLARVMERLADYIEERNALQAKVLTAFIYPAAISLVSVAIVIFLLSYVVPQVVTAFVQARQTLPMLTQVMLAASAFVRSWGAWVGLGIAALVVVWRLALRKPELRLRWDAMLLRLPMVGRFVLGVNSARFASTLAILLDAGVPLLRALEAARQTLGNALLARCADDVSARVREGAALGAALKVQKVYPPILVHLVASGEKTGSLAPLLDRAAQTISREIERRAMALTALLEPTMILVMGGVVLTIVLAVLMPIMEMNQLVQ; translated from the coding sequence ATGGCACTGTTCGATTATCAGGCCGCCAACGCGCAGGGCCGCATCGAGAAAGGCCAGCTGGACGCCGACAGCCCGCGCGGTGCGCGTCAGCTGCTGCGCGGGCGTGGGCTGACGCCTGTGCAGGTCAGTGCGGCGCGCAGTGCCGGCAGTGGCTGGGGTGCTCGGCGGCTGTCCGCCAGCGAGCTGGCCTGGGCTACGCGCCAGCTGGCCAGCCTGCTGGCCGCGAGCCTGCCGCTGGAAGGTGCATTGAGTGCGGTGATCGAACAGGCCGAGCGCCCGCATGTGGCCCAGGCACTCACCGCCGTACGCGCCGACGTGCGTGCCGGCCAGCGCCTGACCGTGGCATTGGCTGCACGGCCACGTGATTTTCCGCCGATCTACCGGGCGCTGGTGGGCGCCGGTGAGGACTCCGGCGATCTGGCACGGGTGATGGAGCGTCTGGCCGACTACATCGAAGAACGCAATGCGCTGCAGGCCAAGGTGCTGACCGCCTTCATCTACCCGGCGGCGATCAGCCTGGTGTCAGTGGCGATCGTGATCTTCCTGCTCAGCTACGTGGTGCCGCAGGTGGTGACCGCGTTCGTGCAGGCGCGGCAGACGCTGCCGATGCTGACCCAGGTGATGCTGGCCGCCAGCGCGTTCGTGCGCAGCTGGGGCGCGTGGGTGGGGCTGGGCATCGCTGCGCTGGTGGTGGTATGGCGGTTGGCCCTGCGCAAGCCCGAGCTGCGCCTGCGCTGGGACGCGATGCTGCTGCGACTGCCGATGGTCGGGCGTTTCGTGCTGGGTGTGAACAGTGCGCGCTTTGCCTCGACGCTGGCGATCCTGCTGGATGCCGGTGTGCCACTGCTGCGTGCGTTGGAGGCGGCGCGGCAGACGCTTGGCAATGCGCTGCTGGCGCGCTGTGCCGATGACGTGTCTGCGCGCGTGCGCGAAGGTGCGGCGCTGGGTGCTGCGCTGAAGGTGCAGAAGGTGTATCCGCCGATACTGGTGCACCTGGTGGCCAGCGGCGAGAAGACCGGCTCGCTGGCGCCACTGCTGGACCGCGCCGCACAGACGATCTCGCGCGAGATCGAACGTCGCGCGATGGCACTGACTGCGCTGCTGGAGCCGACCATGATCCTGGTGATGGGCGGCGTGGTGCTGACGATCGTGCTGGCCGTGCTGATGCCGATCATGGAAATGAACCAGCTGGTGCAGTGA
- a CDS encoding substrate-binding domain-containing protein, producing MTKYKTLAALVATVLLATVGAASAQTVTGGGASLPADLYKGSADSILPANFSYAVTGSGTGKKAFLENNSALFSTTGTVHFAGSDSVLSSAELSTYTTNFNQPTNANRYGALIQVPSVATSVTIPFNKAGSAVDLSVAQICGVFSGAISDWSTIDTDRSGPIQVVYRPESSGTSEILTRFLATNCARERAETSNLVGGTFAIKSTFADLYKRDANGSLPGFLVAAPATGDTSLYNAVYAFEGRIGYAGPDVIPSLTDATKVAKVRGFSPDRAQWEFILTVFDPPSGIAAQNPANWAPYMGNPSVIYPIIGYTYLLIGQCYKDQTVANKLRGFLARHYSAAYPAAYEASITGHGFAPLPKMWRDAIRNRFVLASSTAGLNNPSTCSGIGRPL from the coding sequence ATGACCAAGTACAAGACCCTGGCCGCGCTGGTTGCCACCGTGCTGCTCGCTACCGTGGGCGCCGCCTCGGCGCAGACCGTTACCGGCGGCGGTGCCTCGCTGCCGGCCGACCTCTACAAGGGTTCGGCCGACAGCATCCTGCCGGCGAACTTCAGCTACGCCGTGACCGGATCGGGTACCGGCAAGAAGGCGTTTCTGGAAAACAATTCGGCGCTGTTCTCGACCACCGGCACCGTCCATTTCGCTGGCAGCGATTCGGTGCTGAGCAGCGCCGAGCTGAGTACCTACACCACCAACTTCAACCAGCCGACCAACGCCAACCGCTACGGCGCGCTGATCCAGGTGCCGTCGGTGGCCACCTCGGTCACCATCCCGTTCAACAAGGCCGGTTCGGCGGTGGACCTGAGCGTGGCGCAGATCTGCGGCGTGTTCTCGGGTGCGATCAGCGACTGGTCGACCATCGACACCGACCGCAGTGGCCCGATCCAGGTCGTGTACCGTCCGGAAAGCAGCGGAACCAGTGAGATTCTCACCCGATTCCTTGCCACTAACTGCGCCCGTGAGCGGGCTGAGACCTCGAACCTGGTGGGCGGCACGTTCGCCATCAAGTCGACCTTCGCCGACCTCTACAAGCGCGATGCCAACGGCAGCCTGCCGGGGTTCCTGGTGGCCGCCCCGGCCACCGGGGACACCTCGCTGTACAACGCTGTCTACGCGTTTGAAGGCCGTATCGGCTACGCCGGGCCGGACGTGATCCCGAGCCTGACCGATGCGACCAAGGTCGCAAAGGTCAGAGGCTTCTCGCCGGATCGGGCGCAATGGGAATTCATCCTGACTGTTTTCGATCCTCCGTCCGGCATCGCTGCTCAGAACCCTGCCAACTGGGCTCCCTACATGGGCAATCCTTCAGTCATCTACCCCATCATCGGCTACACGTACCTCTTGATTGGTCAGTGCTACAAGGATCAGACGGTTGCCAATAAGCTGAGGGGTTTCCTGGCTCGCCACTATTCGGCGGCCTACCCGGCCGCCTACGAGGCATCGATCACCGGCCATGGCTTCGCCCCGTTGCCCAAGATGTGGCGCGATGCGATCCGCAACCGTTTCGTGCTGGCCAGCAGCACAGCCGGCCTGAACAATCCGAGCACCTGCTCGGGCATCGGCCGTCCGCTGTAA
- a CDS encoding substrate-binding domain-containing protein, which produces MTKYKTLAALVATALLATVGAASAQTVTGGGASLPADLYKGQADSILPANFSYAVTGSGTGKKAFLENNSALFSTTGTVHFAGSDSVLSATELSTYTTNYNQSTNANRYGALIQVPSVATSVTIPFNKPGSAVNLSVAQICGVFSGAISDWSTIDANRSGPIRVVYRTESSGTSEMFTRFLAAACAAEPAATSNLVGGTFAVKSTFADLYKRDANNNLPAFLVAAPATGGTSLYNAVYAADGRIGYVGPDVIPSLTDATKVAKVKGFSPDQVSVQATLDTVAPPTGTAAENPANWVPVFGNPSAGYPIAGYTNLVIGQCYKDSAVATSLRGFLARHYPATYPAAYEASITGHGFIPLTKAWRDAIRNRFVLASSAAGLNNPSTCSGIGRPL; this is translated from the coding sequence ATGACCAAGTACAAGACCCTGGCCGCGCTGGTTGCCACCGCGCTGCTCGCTACCGTGGGCGCCGCGTCGGCGCAGACCGTTACCGGCGGCGGTGCATCGCTGCCGGCCGACCTCTATAAGGGCCAGGCTGACAGCATCCTGCCGGCCAACTTCAGCTACGCCGTGACTGGTTCGGGCACCGGCAAGAAGGCGTTCCTGGAGAACAATTCGGCGCTGTTCTCGACCACCGGCACCGTCCATTTCGCTGGCAGCGACTCGGTGCTGAGCGCGACCGAACTGAGCACCTACACCACCAACTACAACCAGTCGACCAATGCCAACCGCTACGGCGCGCTGATCCAGGTGCCGTCGGTGGCCACCTCGGTGACCATCCCGTTCAACAAGCCGGGTTCGGCCGTCAACCTGAGCGTGGCGCAGATCTGCGGCGTGTTCTCGGGCGCGATCAGCGACTGGTCGACCATCGACGCCAACCGCAGCGGTCCGATCCGTGTGGTCTACCGCACCGAGAGCAGCGGCACCAGCGAAATGTTCACCCGCTTCCTGGCTGCCGCCTGCGCCGCCGAGCCGGCTGCGACCTCGAACCTGGTCGGCGGCACGTTCGCCGTGAAGTCGACCTTCGCCGACCTGTACAAGCGCGATGCCAACAACAATCTGCCGGCCTTCCTGGTTGCCGCGCCGGCCACGGGCGGCACCTCGCTGTACAACGCTGTCTATGCGGCGGATGGCCGCATCGGCTACGTCGGCCCGGACGTGATCCCGAGCCTGACCGATGCGACCAAGGTTGCCAAGGTCAAGGGCTTCTCGCCTGACCAGGTGAGCGTGCAGGCCACCCTGGATACCGTCGCTCCGCCGACCGGCACTGCCGCCGAGAACCCCGCCAACTGGGTGCCGGTGTTCGGCAACCCGTCGGCCGGCTATCCGATTGCCGGCTACACCAACCTGGTGATCGGCCAGTGCTACAAGGATTCGGCGGTTGCCACCAGCCTGCGCGGCTTCCTGGCCCGTCACTATCCGGCGACCTACCCGGCGGCCTACGAGGCGTCGATCACCGGCCATGGTTTCATTCCGCTGACCAAGGCCTGGCGTGATGCGATCCGCAACCGCTTCGTGCTGGCCAGCAGCGCGGCCGGCCTGAACAATCCGAGCACCTGCTCGGGCATCGGCCGTCCGCTGTAA